The Neovison vison isolate M4711 chromosome 10, ASM_NN_V1, whole genome shotgun sequence genome has a segment encoding these proteins:
- the TTC24 gene encoding tetratricopeptide repeat protein 24, translating into MSFSNPEAAPRGPEPEPLSSKKKKKRKWPQQEASIQALTRAGHGALQAGRNHEALTCFQRAFVLASEPPQTRDTPVFRACAFNLGAAYVETGDPARGLELLLRAQPAEKAQGRGHGDQCFNVALAYEALGKLPQALAWYRRALGHYRPLGDQGQAQAKMGACYRALGQPELAAQCLQEASQAYAQAGQPQAAALAAGAAAACMLESGQHGVAEVVQMLEESRRCAERSPGSSLLGPLYVDLGLSYSQLQLFPLAAEAFLRALPLCQGPGEEATVLRNLGAAQSALGNHQEARDFHQKAADLHGSVGQRREQGRSFGGLAFALSQLGDHGAARDSYLHALQAARDTGDTKGQWQACEGLGAAAARLGQHDQALRYYKEALARSQKEPDSVRDRLVAKLADVMRTHLAQAGLVPTSTLTSAPGRTQAPGVAAGPPAGAGRGGAEVPHRSSRRWQEEECMESQEETEDQPLPDDVPVVSWAQRAECPRTGARLLLGGQGPLQKEHPGILVPSGPQANRWSGWPREAPSRSRQRRPAESGFCVIM; encoded by the exons ATGTCTTTCTCCAACCCTGAGGCTGCGCCCCGAGGGCCTGAGCCTGAACCCTTGAGctccaagaagaagaagaagagaaagtggCCACAGCAGGAGGCCAGCATCCAAGCCCTCACCAGGGCTGGCCACGGAGCCCTACAGGCCGGCCGGAACCATGAAGCCTTGACCTGCTTCCAGAGGGCCTTCGTCCTGGCCTCTGAGCCCCCACAAACTCGGGACACCCCTGTTTTCCGGGCCTGTGCCTTCAACCTGGGGGCCGCCTATGTGGAGACTGGGGACCCAGCCAGGGGCCTGGAGCTGCTGCTGCGAGCCCAGCCGGCAGAGAAGGCACAGGGCAGAGGTCATGGAGACCAGTGTTTCAACGTGGCTTTGGCCTACGAGGCCCTGGGCAAGCTGCCTCAAGCTTTGGCCTGGTACCGCAGGGCCCTGGGCCACTACCGGCCACTCGGCGACCAGGGACAAGCCCAGGCAAAAATGGGAGCCTGCTACCGGGCCCTGGGACAGCCTGAGCTCGCAGCCCAGTGTCTGCAGGAGGCGAGCCAGGCCTATGCCCAAGCTGGGCAGCCCCAGGCCGCAGCCCTGGCCGCGGGGGCCGCAGCGGCGTGTATGCTGGAGAGCGGCCAGCACGGGGTGGCCGAAGTGGTGCAGATGCTGGAGGAGAGCCGGAGGTGTGCAGAGAGGAGCCCTGGGAGCAGCCTGCTGG GGCCGCTCTACGTTGACCTCGGCCTGAGCTACTCCCAGCTCCAACTGTTCCCGCTAGCAGCAGAGGCCTTCCTGCGGGCCCTGCCCCTCTGTCAGGGGCCAGGAGAGGAGGCCACAGTGCTGAGAAACCTCGGGGCGGCCCAAAGTGCCCTCGGCAACCATCAGGAAGCTCGGGACTTTCACCAGAAGGCCGCTGACCTGCATG GCTCGGTGGGGCAACGGCGGGAGCAGGGACGAAGCTTCGGCGGCCTGGCGTTCGCCCTGAGCCAGCTGGGGGACCATGGAGCCGCCCGAGACAGCTACCTGCATGCCCTCCAGGCCGCCCGGGACACCG GGGACACGAAGGGGCAGTGGCAGGCCTGCGAGGGGCTGGGGGCCGCGGCAGCCAGACTGGGGCAGCATGACCAGGCCTTGCGCTACTATAAGGAAGCGCTGGCCCGGAGTCAG AAGGAGCCAGACTCCGTGCGGGACCGGCTGGTGGCCAAGCTGGCTGATGTCATGAGGACGCACCTGGCGCAGGCTGGGCTTGTCCCAACGTCCACACTG ACTTCGGCGCCAGGGAGGACCCAGGCTCCAGGGGTGGCAGCAGGGCCCCCAGCCGGGGCGggaaggggtggggcagaagTGCCACACAG gtCTTCGAGACGGTGGCAAGAAGAAGAGTGCATGGAGAgccaggaggagacagaggacCAGCCGCTTCCCGATGATGTCCCCGTGGTGTCTTGGGCGCAGAGAGCAGAGT GTCCAAGAACCGGGGCCCGTCTCCTGCTTGGAGGCCAAGGCCCCCTCCAAAAGGAGCACCCTGGCATCCTGGTACCCAGTGGCCCCCAAGCCAATAG GTGGTCAGGCTGGCCCAGGGAAGCCCCCAGCAGAAGCCGTCAGAGGAGACCCGCGGAGTCTGGCTTCTGTGTGATCATGTGA